In the Kribbella sp. NBC_00482 genome, one interval contains:
- the eccB gene encoding type VII secretion protein EccB, producing the protein MASKRDQLQSHQFVKQRMTHALVLRETDPEYPPFRRGVVAMLVGMGLAVLVLVGCGVYGQLSPGGKTSWKSGDRVIVEKETGTRYVYRDGVLYPAANYVSALLLANKYSAPLMVSAKSLLGVPRGQRVGIPDAPDSLPAKGRLLGSGWSMCAKPMVDSSGSPAVQSVLLVGTEQSGAAAESLLAVGPDGRRYLIWRGYRHLIQQQATVAAALALNDEAWLQVPSVWLDLIPSGPPLGPISVPGAGTPSALLRPGRVGTLYVVQTSTGQGQYYLLQRDRLVAISSLQYDVQRTAPATRKAYPGAVPEAVRLDPAVVAQVSGGVGTATSDSALPPTRPTFARPESSEVSVCAVFSNGEFRPRFTLADELPSAGDAGVTAGRGQGGLALADVVVVPPGHGAVVESMAAPAQPAGSGALSFVSDLGRRYQLANRDVLGVLGYAQAPVVRLPAELVSRLPAGHALDPSTATYPVGP; encoded by the coding sequence ATGGCCTCGAAGCGGGATCAGCTGCAGTCGCACCAGTTCGTCAAGCAGCGGATGACACATGCGTTGGTGTTGCGCGAGACCGATCCGGAGTACCCGCCGTTCCGTCGCGGTGTCGTGGCGATGCTGGTCGGTATGGGGCTCGCTGTCCTCGTGCTGGTCGGGTGCGGTGTGTACGGGCAGCTGTCGCCGGGTGGGAAGACGTCGTGGAAGTCCGGTGACCGCGTCATCGTGGAGAAGGAGACCGGCACGCGGTACGTGTACCGCGACGGAGTGCTCTATCCGGCCGCGAACTACGTGTCGGCGTTGCTGCTCGCGAACAAGTACAGCGCCCCGTTGATGGTGTCGGCGAAGTCGTTGCTCGGTGTACCGCGTGGTCAGCGGGTGGGGATCCCGGACGCACCAGACTCCTTGCCTGCCAAGGGACGGCTGCTAGGGAGCGGGTGGTCGATGTGTGCGAAGCCGATGGTCGATTCGTCGGGCAGTCCTGCCGTGCAGTCGGTTCTTCTCGTGGGGACCGAGCAGTCCGGTGCGGCAGCGGAGTCCTTGCTGGCTGTTGGACCTGACGGGCGCAGGTATCTGATCTGGCGCGGTTACCGGCACCTGATCCAGCAGCAGGCGACAGTGGCAGCAGCGCTCGCGCTGAACGACGAGGCGTGGCTGCAGGTGCCCTCTGTCTGGCTGGACCTCATCCCGTCGGGTCCCCCGCTCGGCCCGATCTCCGTGCCCGGTGCGGGCACACCGTCCGCGCTGCTCCGACCAGGTCGAGTCGGCACGTTGTACGTCGTACAGACCTCGACCGGGCAGGGGCAGTACTACCTGTTGCAGCGGGACCGTTTGGTGGCGATCAGTTCGCTGCAGTACGACGTACAGCGCACGGCTCCTGCTACTCGCAAGGCCTACCCGGGAGCTGTGCCGGAGGCGGTTCGGCTGGATCCGGCTGTGGTGGCCCAGGTGTCCGGTGGTGTGGGTACGGCGACCTCCGACTCCGCGCTACCGCCGACTAGGCCGACCTTTGCGCGACCGGAGTCGTCCGAGGTGTCTGTGTGTGCTGTGTTCTCCAATGGTGAGTTCCGGCCACGGTTCACGCTTGCTGACGAGCTGCCGTCAGCCGGGGACGCTGGTGTGACGGCGGGACGTGGTCAGGGCGGACTGGCGTTGGCTGACGTGGTCGTCGTACCGCCGGGTCACGGGGCCGTTGTCGAGTCGATGGCAGCGCCCGCACAGCCGGCCGGGTCCGGGGCGTTGTCGTTCGTGAGTGATCTAGGGCGGCGGTACCAGCTGGCGAATCGCGACGTACTGGGTGTTCTCGGCTATGCCCAGGCACCTGTGGTGCGGCTGCCGGCCGAACTGGTCAGTCGGCTCCCTGCGGGTCATGCGCT